Proteins from a single region of Microbacterium sp. zg-Y818:
- a CDS encoding ATP-binding protein, with product MQTEAGRRVLADAHGTFPHTADTIAGMATFTRARVERFTSLAVGAGSIALGVHSLLTALGSTAEQPEWRTALMILVFVPLAAMIIGCLVGRQVRLTAGVFAVAYPLALLAWPLAVTGTPTSPSEGPWIWLLLNVATVAAVLSFPLPLQLVWTVMVPVEYGIVRWAQFDFAPDAAAPVGLDVIYAIILGSVLLTLDRVYRAVATDVDEARAEAVASYAAAAAADAAEHERIAVAALMHDSVLAALIAAERAETPREQALAVAMAREALTRLANTEQDAGEGPDAPVSVNELIERLQRAAQEVGVDLLVQRSLADDAVTVPGRVGRALVLAATQAVANAVEHAASAGLEVTVDDGAESGGIRITVSDAGTGFDLGAVPDDRLGIRASIYARVAAVGGRAHVSPTDEGTSVVLEWEPAP from the coding sequence GTGCAGACTGAAGCCGGTCGCCGCGTGCTGGCCGACGCACACGGCACCTTTCCGCACACGGCCGACACGATCGCGGGGATGGCGACGTTCACCCGGGCGCGCGTCGAGCGCTTCACCTCGCTCGCGGTCGGCGCAGGCAGCATCGCCCTGGGCGTTCATTCACTCCTGACCGCACTCGGTTCCACGGCCGAACAGCCCGAGTGGCGCACTGCGCTCATGATCTTGGTGTTCGTCCCCCTGGCGGCGATGATCATCGGCTGCCTCGTGGGGCGCCAGGTGCGCCTGACCGCGGGCGTCTTCGCCGTCGCCTACCCGCTGGCCCTCCTCGCGTGGCCGCTCGCGGTGACGGGCACGCCGACCTCGCCCTCGGAAGGACCGTGGATCTGGCTGCTGCTCAATGTGGCGACGGTCGCGGCCGTGCTGTCCTTCCCGCTGCCGCTGCAGTTGGTCTGGACGGTGATGGTGCCGGTGGAGTACGGCATCGTGCGGTGGGCGCAGTTCGACTTCGCCCCGGATGCCGCTGCCCCCGTTGGCCTCGACGTCATCTACGCCATCATCCTCGGCTCGGTGCTGCTGACGCTTGACCGCGTCTACCGTGCCGTCGCCACCGACGTCGACGAGGCACGGGCCGAGGCGGTTGCCTCGTACGCCGCCGCCGCCGCCGCCGACGCTGCCGAACATGAGCGCATCGCCGTCGCCGCGCTCATGCACGACAGCGTGCTGGCCGCCCTCATCGCCGCAGAGCGGGCGGAGACGCCGCGTGAGCAGGCGCTGGCGGTGGCCATGGCGCGTGAGGCGCTCACCCGCCTGGCGAACACCGAGCAGGATGCCGGCGAGGGACCAGACGCGCCGGTCTCGGTGAATGAGCTGATCGAGCGACTGCAGCGCGCAGCGCAGGAGGTCGGTGTGGATCTGCTGGTGCAGCGCTCCCTGGCCGACGACGCCGTCACCGTGCCCGGCCGCGTCGGACGGGCGCTCGTGCTCGCCGCCACACAGGCCGTCGCGAACGCCGTCGAGCACGCCGCTTCGGCCGGCCTCGAGGTGACGGTCGACGACGGCGCCGAGAGCGGTGGCATCCGCATCACCGTCAGCGACGCCGGTACGGGGTTCGACCTGGGGGCAGTCCCCGACGATCGGCTCGGCATCCGGGCGTCGATCTACGCCCGGGTCGCCGCGGTGGGCGGACGCGCACACGTGTCACCCACCGACGAGGGGACCAGCGTCGTCCTGGAATGGGAGCCGGCGCCATGA
- a CDS encoding acyl-CoA carboxylase subunit epsilon, with protein MSATDPGNSRIRVDVRRGSPTEEDLAAVIAVVTEAYEREAADAVVDDPPVRPGWERAARGLRQPLDRQSGWRSALR; from the coding sequence GTGAGCGCCACGGACCCTGGCAACTCCCGCATCCGCGTCGACGTGCGCCGCGGCAGCCCCACCGAGGAGGATCTCGCCGCGGTGATCGCCGTGGTCACCGAGGCATACGAGCGCGAGGCAGCCGACGCGGTCGTCGACGACCCGCCGGTGCGGCCCGGGTGGGAACGCGCCGCACGCGGACTGCGCCAACCGCTGGATCGGCAGTCCGGGTGGCGCAGCGCCCTGCGATGA
- a CDS encoding acyl-CoA carboxylase subunit beta: MTDQPDLSTTAGKIADLRDRYQEAVLDAEAAARDKQHAKGKLTARERIELLVDPGSFVEFDEYVRHRTTAFGMDRSRPYGDSVVTGTGTIHGRTVAVYAQDFSTFGGSLGEVAGDKIIKVMQFALRGGMPIIGMLDSGGARIQEGVVALGKYGEIFRLNTAASGVIPQISIIMGPAAGGAVYSPALTDFVIMVDKTSQMFVTGPDVIKTVTGEDVGMEELGGAHTHNTRSGVAHYLAEDEDDALDYARTLIGFLPDNNMAELPVYEHGFEWETTDADRSLNAIIPDSANQPYDIHQVIAHLVDSGDFLEVQPLFAPNIVIGFGRMEGRTVGIIANQPSQMAGTLNIEAGEKASRFVRFCDAFSVPIVTLVDVPGYLPGTDQEWTGVIRRGAKLLYAYAEATVPLVTVILRKAYGGAYIVMGSKQLGADVNLAWPTAEIAVMGGQGAVNILYRGEIKRAEEAGEDVAAVRARLASEYTYNVASPFLAAERGELDGIIEPAQTRVSVAKALRSLRGKRASLPPKKHGNIPL, encoded by the coding sequence GTGACGGACCAGCCCGACCTCTCCACGACCGCCGGCAAGATCGCCGACCTGCGCGACCGATACCAGGAAGCGGTCCTCGATGCCGAGGCCGCCGCGCGCGACAAGCAGCACGCGAAGGGCAAGCTCACCGCCCGTGAGCGCATCGAGCTGCTGGTGGACCCCGGCTCCTTCGTCGAGTTCGACGAGTACGTCCGCCACCGCACCACGGCGTTCGGGATGGACCGCTCCCGCCCCTACGGCGACTCGGTCGTCACCGGCACGGGCACCATCCACGGCCGCACCGTCGCCGTGTACGCCCAGGACTTCTCGACGTTCGGCGGCTCCCTCGGCGAAGTCGCCGGCGACAAGATCATCAAGGTGATGCAGTTCGCCCTGCGCGGCGGCATGCCCATCATCGGCATGCTCGACTCCGGCGGCGCCCGCATCCAGGAGGGCGTGGTGGCCCTCGGCAAGTACGGCGAGATCTTCCGCCTCAACACCGCCGCCTCCGGCGTGATCCCGCAGATCTCGATCATCATGGGTCCCGCCGCCGGCGGCGCGGTGTACTCCCCCGCGCTCACGGACTTCGTGATCATGGTCGACAAGACCAGCCAGATGTTCGTCACCGGCCCCGACGTCATCAAGACCGTCACCGGCGAGGACGTCGGCATGGAGGAGCTGGGCGGCGCACACACCCACAACACCCGCTCGGGCGTTGCCCACTACCTGGCCGAGGACGAGGACGACGCCCTCGACTACGCGCGCACCCTCATCGGCTTCCTCCCCGACAACAACATGGCCGAGCTGCCCGTGTACGAGCACGGGTTCGAGTGGGAGACGACGGATGCCGACCGTTCCCTGAACGCGATCATCCCGGATTCCGCCAACCAGCCGTACGACATCCACCAGGTCATCGCTCACCTCGTCGACAGCGGTGACTTCCTCGAGGTGCAGCCGCTGTTCGCCCCGAACATCGTTATCGGCTTCGGTCGGATGGAGGGCCGCACGGTGGGCATCATCGCCAACCAGCCGTCGCAGATGGCCGGGACGCTCAACATCGAGGCAGGCGAGAAGGCGAGCCGGTTCGTGCGGTTCTGCGATGCGTTCTCGGTGCCGATCGTGACGCTCGTGGACGTGCCCGGCTACCTTCCCGGCACCGACCAGGAGTGGACGGGCGTCATCCGCCGCGGGGCGAAGCTGCTGTATGCCTACGCAGAAGCCACGGTGCCTCTCGTGACCGTGATCCTGCGCAAGGCCTACGGCGGCGCGTACATCGTGATGGGTTCCAAGCAGCTGGGCGCAGACGTCAACCTCGCCTGGCCGACGGCCGAGATCGCGGTGATGGGCGGCCAGGGCGCGGTGAACATCCTGTACCGAGGCGAGATCAAGCGGGCCGAGGAGGCCGGCGAGGACGTCGCCGCCGTGCGGGCGCGCCTCGCGTCGGAGTACACCTACAACGTCGCCTCCCCGTTCCTCGCCGCCGAGCGCGGCGAGCTCGACGGCATCATCGAGCCGGCTCAGACCCGCGTCTCGGTGGCCAAGGCCCTGCGGTCGCTGCGCGGCAAGCGCGCGAGCCTGCCGCCGAAGAAGCACGGGAACATCCCGCTGTGA
- a CDS encoding biotin--[acetyl-CoA-carboxylase] ligase — translation MTLPTAGFPLAAAVSPRLQVVESTDSTNAHLIRDVEHDPAGHPHLSVLLTDDQRAGRGRLDRSWTTPAGTALAVSVLVRVPDLPPHARGWIPLVAGAAMTRALTDQLRGHAHEVALKWPNDVLLDGGKVCGILAEVVPGDPSAVVVGAGVNTSMRRVDLPVPTATSFAAVGVDIDLDALLARYLRFIEEQLAALTAAGGDAAASGVRAEVEAVCDTIGRDVSVSMPDGGVLLGRAVRLDADGRLVVEVSGVETMVSAGDVVHVR, via the coding sequence ATGACGCTCCCCACCGCAGGCTTCCCGCTCGCAGCGGCCGTCTCGCCCCGGCTGCAGGTCGTCGAATCGACCGACTCCACAAATGCCCACCTCATCCGCGACGTCGAGCACGATCCCGCCGGTCACCCGCACCTGTCGGTGCTGCTCACCGACGACCAGCGGGCCGGTCGCGGTCGCCTGGACCGCTCCTGGACGACGCCGGCCGGCACCGCGCTGGCGGTGTCGGTGCTCGTGCGCGTCCCCGATCTTCCGCCGCACGCGCGGGGCTGGATCCCCCTGGTCGCCGGCGCCGCGATGACGCGAGCGCTCACCGATCAGCTGCGCGGGCACGCCCACGAAGTGGCGCTGAAGTGGCCGAACGACGTGCTGCTGGACGGCGGCAAGGTGTGCGGCATCCTCGCCGAGGTGGTTCCCGGCGATCCTTCGGCGGTCGTCGTGGGGGCAGGGGTGAACACCAGCATGCGCCGGGTCGACCTGCCGGTGCCCACCGCGACGTCGTTCGCCGCCGTGGGCGTGGACATCGACCTCGACGCACTGCTCGCCCGCTATCTGCGTTTCATCGAGGAGCAGCTGGCCGCCCTGACAGCCGCGGGCGGCGACGCCGCGGCATCCGGAGTGCGCGCCGAGGTCGAGGCGGTCTGCGACACGATCGGCCGCGACGTGTCGGTGAGCATGCCCGACGGCGGCGTGCTCCTCGGCCGGGCCGTGCGGCTGGATGCCGACGGGCGCCTGGTCGTCGAGGTCTCGGGCGTCGAGACGATGGTCTCGGCCGGGGACGTCGTGCACGTGCGCTGA
- a CDS encoding PH domain-containing protein, whose amino-acid sequence MTQPMSFAGRPLTPAPGAPTPELRVARVRGHARRMFWPALVLIAVAGAVGYFYGHVPAPFEDWMLPTAAAAIVLIVVVLPYLSWLSRTYTITTRRVIARSGLFTTHRTEVAHARGYTIRERRGPLQRLWGSGTLILSNGVDAPVVLKNIPAVSLVHEVLADQVEVSQILAHRDSHAIQTIADAAGPPRPLPGR is encoded by the coding sequence GTGACCCAGCCCATGAGCTTCGCGGGGCGTCCGCTGACGCCGGCGCCCGGCGCGCCGACGCCCGAACTGAGGGTGGCGCGCGTGCGCGGCCATGCGCGGCGCATGTTCTGGCCGGCGCTGGTGCTCATCGCGGTGGCCGGGGCCGTCGGCTACTTCTACGGGCACGTGCCGGCGCCGTTCGAGGACTGGATGCTGCCGACCGCGGCGGCCGCGATCGTGCTGATCGTCGTCGTGCTGCCGTACCTGTCCTGGCTCTCGCGCACCTACACGATCACGACCCGACGGGTGATCGCGCGTTCGGGGCTGTTCACCACCCACCGCACCGAAGTCGCCCACGCCCGCGGGTACACCATCCGCGAGCGACGGGGACCGCTGCAGCGACTGTGGGGCTCGGGCACGCTGATCCTCTCCAACGGGGTGGACGCGCCGGTGGTGCTCAAGAACATCCCCGCGGTGTCACTCGTGCATGAGGTGCTCGCCGACCAGGTCGAGGTGAGCCAGATCCTGGCGCACCGCGATTCCCACGCCATTCAGACGATCGCCGACGCCGCCGGACCGCCGCGGCCCCTTCCCGGTCGCTGA
- a CDS encoding 5-(carboxyamino)imidazole ribonucleotide synthase, whose translation MALRVGVVGGGQLARMMIAPAVELGVELRVLAEEPGMSASLAASAVGDYRDADTVLAFARDVDVVTFDHEHVPQDVLHALVDAGVPVHPGPDALRFAQDKLLMRARLDELGMPQPEWAAVAEASQLQDFLDAHGGRAVVKTPRGGYDGKGVRVVAAAAEAEDWFTALAEDARGGELLVEELVDFTRELAQQVARRPSGDLRSYPVVETVQRDGVCAEVIAPAPHASARLIDVARGIGESIATGLGATGMLAVELFETVDGRVLVNELAMRPHNSGHWSQDGAVTGQFEQHLRAVLDLPLGDPSPRAAWSVMVNILGGPASGGLDDRFDRAMAEHPGAKIHTYGKAPRPGRKVGHVTVAGPDLDDAVYEARAAAAHFDG comes from the coding sequence ATGGCGCTGCGAGTCGGAGTCGTGGGTGGGGGGCAGCTGGCCCGCATGATGATCGCACCGGCGGTGGAACTGGGGGTCGAGCTGCGGGTTCTGGCGGAGGAGCCGGGCATGTCGGCCTCGCTCGCAGCGTCGGCGGTCGGCGATTACCGCGACGCCGACACGGTGCTCGCCTTCGCGCGGGACGTGGACGTCGTCACCTTCGACCACGAGCACGTGCCGCAGGACGTGCTGCACGCCCTCGTCGATGCGGGAGTGCCGGTGCACCCCGGGCCCGACGCGCTGAGATTCGCGCAGGACAAGCTGCTCATGCGCGCCCGCCTGGACGAACTCGGCATGCCGCAGCCCGAGTGGGCCGCCGTCGCCGAGGCATCCCAGCTTCAGGACTTCCTCGATGCGCACGGCGGACGCGCGGTCGTGAAGACCCCGCGCGGCGGCTACGACGGCAAGGGAGTGCGGGTCGTCGCTGCGGCGGCCGAGGCCGAGGACTGGTTCACCGCTCTCGCCGAAGACGCCCGAGGCGGCGAGCTGCTGGTGGAGGAGCTCGTCGATTTCACCCGCGAACTCGCCCAGCAGGTGGCGCGCCGGCCCTCCGGTGACCTGCGCTCGTATCCCGTGGTCGAGACCGTGCAGCGCGACGGGGTGTGCGCCGAGGTCATCGCTCCCGCCCCGCATGCCTCCGCACGGCTCATCGACGTGGCCCGCGGCATCGGCGAATCCATCGCCACCGGGCTCGGGGCCACCGGCATGCTGGCCGTCGAGCTCTTCGAGACCGTCGATGGGCGGGTGCTCGTCAACGAGCTGGCCATGCGCCCGCACAACAGCGGCCACTGGAGCCAGGACGGCGCGGTCACGGGTCAGTTCGAGCAGCACCTGCGTGCGGTGCTCGACCTTCCGCTGGGGGATCCGTCGCCGCGCGCGGCGTGGTCGGTGATGGTCAACATCCTCGGGGGCCCCGCCTCGGGCGGGCTCGACGACCGCTTCGACCGGGCGATGGCCGAGCACCCCGGCGCCAAGATCCACACCTACGGCAAGGCGCCGCGCCCCGGCCGCAAGGTCGGGCACGTCACCGTCGCCGGCCCCGATCTCGACGACGCCGTGTACGAGGCGCGTGCCGCCGCTGCCCACTTCGACGGCTGA
- the purE gene encoding 5-(carboxyamino)imidazole ribonucleotide mutase, whose translation MGSDSDWRVMSDASQALSDFAVPHEVEVVSAHRTPDKLLRYGREARARGLKVIIAGAGGAAHLPGMLASVTELPVIGVPVQLATLDGLDSLLSIVQMPAGIPVATVSINGAKNAGLLAVRMLGMSDDRLAERVAGYARDLEGQVEEKNRRLKGAL comes from the coding sequence ATGGGCTCGGACTCCGACTGGCGGGTCATGAGCGACGCGTCGCAGGCGCTGTCGGACTTCGCGGTGCCGCACGAGGTCGAGGTCGTCTCGGCCCACCGCACGCCCGACAAGCTGCTGCGCTACGGCCGCGAGGCGCGGGCGCGGGGCCTGAAGGTCATCATCGCCGGCGCCGGGGGAGCGGCGCACCTTCCCGGCATGCTGGCTTCGGTGACGGAGCTGCCGGTGATCGGGGTTCCGGTGCAGCTGGCCACCCTCGACGGTCTCGACTCGCTGCTGAGCATCGTTCAGATGCCCGCCGGCATTCCGGTGGCGACGGTCTCGATCAACGGCGCGAAGAACGCCGGCCTCCTCGCGGTGCGCATGCTGGGCATGTCCGACGATCGGCTCGCCGAGCGCGTGGCCGGCTACGCCCGCGACCTCGAGGGCCAGGTGGAGGAGAAGAACCGCCGGCTGAAGGGCGCCCTGTGA
- a CDS encoding LCP family protein, whose translation MSVTTPPRVSAAGSTGARTRLLQERPLRHPDATSPEVMTRRAWWLVVLNFLVPGSAQVLAGSRRLGRVGLAATLTMWVLVVVVGLLALLWRPALFTLGSNWFALTAAQVLLIGYVVLWCVLTVDTLRLVRLVRVRQRARAGIAALAVALLVIAGGGTAYAAYSVGTLRGAFGSIFGQSGPSVPPSDGYYNILLLGADSGDGRDSMRFDSISVVSVNADSGAVTITGIPRDIQNAPFSEGPMQDLYPDGFEGHADPSCGWGGGINQLMNAVQVCRDGSGLYPDAADRGSTPAVEATKDAAEGILGIEIPYYVFIDMHGFAAMIDALGGVDITVAERLPKGGGPAYDGQPADEWAIGWIEAGDQHMDGDTAQWYARSRYTTSDWDRMQRQRQLQQAMLEQLDPFNALTRFNDIAAAGQDLIETDLPQSMLAYFADLALKAKEQPLTTLELTPQGIGIDPDDPDYDRVHEAVQAALHPPTRTPASEG comes from the coding sequence GTGAGCGTGACCACGCCGCCGCGCGTGAGCGCTGCGGGATCGACCGGCGCGCGGACGCGACTGCTGCAGGAGCGCCCGCTGCGGCATCCGGATGCCACGTCGCCCGAGGTCATGACCCGTCGTGCCTGGTGGCTCGTCGTCCTGAACTTCTTGGTGCCCGGCTCTGCGCAGGTGCTCGCCGGCAGCCGCCGGCTCGGCCGCGTCGGCCTCGCCGCGACGCTGACGATGTGGGTGCTCGTCGTCGTCGTCGGGCTCCTCGCGCTCCTCTGGCGCCCCGCGCTGTTCACGCTCGGCAGCAACTGGTTCGCGCTCACCGCCGCACAGGTGCTGCTCATCGGCTATGTCGTGCTGTGGTGCGTGCTCACGGTCGATACGCTGCGTCTCGTGCGACTGGTTCGCGTTCGGCAGCGCGCCCGCGCCGGCATCGCCGCGCTCGCGGTGGCACTGCTTGTGATCGCGGGTGGGGGCACCGCGTATGCGGCGTACTCGGTGGGCACCCTGCGCGGTGCGTTCGGCAGCATCTTCGGGCAGAGCGGCCCCAGCGTGCCGCCGTCCGACGGCTACTACAACATCCTGCTGCTGGGCGCCGACAGCGGCGACGGCCGCGACTCGATGCGCTTCGACAGCATCTCTGTGGTGTCGGTGAACGCCGACTCCGGTGCCGTGACGATCACCGGCATCCCGCGCGACATCCAGAACGCGCCGTTCTCGGAGGGTCCCATGCAAGACCTCTACCCTGACGGCTTCGAGGGCCATGCCGACCCCTCGTGCGGCTGGGGGGGCGGCATCAACCAGCTGATGAACGCGGTCCAGGTGTGCCGCGACGGCTCGGGCCTGTACCCCGACGCGGCGGACCGGGGCTCCACGCCCGCCGTAGAGGCGACGAAGGATGCCGCGGAGGGAATCCTCGGCATCGAGATCCCGTACTACGTCTTCATCGACATGCACGGCTTCGCCGCCATGATCGACGCGCTGGGCGGGGTCGACATCACGGTCGCCGAGCGGCTGCCCAAGGGCGGGGGGCCGGCGTACGACGGCCAGCCCGCTGACGAGTGGGCGATCGGCTGGATCGAAGCGGGGGATCAGCACATGGACGGCGACACCGCCCAGTGGTACGCCCGCTCCCGCTACACCACCAGCGACTGGGACCGCATGCAGCGACAGCGGCAGCTGCAGCAGGCGATGCTCGAGCAGCTCGATCCGTTCAACGCGCTGACGCGGTTCAACGACATCGCCGCCGCCGGGCAGGACCTGATCGAGACCGACCTGCCCCAGTCGATGCTGGCGTACTTCGCCGACCTGGCGCTGAAGGCCAAGGAACAGCCTCTGACGACGCTCGAACTGACCCCGCAGGGAATCGGCATCGACCCGGACGACCCGGACTACGACCGTGTGCACGAAGCGGTGCAGGCGGCACTGCATCCGCCGACGCGGACCCCCGCCTCGGAGGGCTGA
- a CDS encoding glycosyltransferase: MTTTLRVVLEASASIGDRQAQAGRELAGALVRTAPSGCDVAALVPSVPDDVLADLQAQVPGLARVDTAPLARRELAASWQLGIAAGVGGGMIHATGLAAPLVRHDRVYHHDQTVVTMWDLAAWEAPDELARPFVSWQKAMLKRVGKHADAVVVPTHAHAERLAEIAKLGERIRVIAGAAPEGFAVPTDEVGRRRALELPGEYVLVDGTWRTGLDAAFAAVARGGAGLPIVVTGVAGSRGAEVAGLAVEAGLPAERVHVPSGLDAADRAAVLSGASVLLAPAAVTAFPWLVVDALTLGTPVIAADCAVHREIVLDGGALVDAGPDALSEELGRLLGSESARQRLSVLSGDRGRAFSWPGAAERVWQLHADL; the protein is encoded by the coding sequence GTGACGACGACACTGCGGGTCGTGCTGGAGGCGTCGGCGTCCATCGGCGACAGGCAGGCCCAGGCAGGGCGCGAACTGGCCGGGGCGCTGGTGCGCACGGCGCCGTCGGGCTGCGATGTGGCCGCGCTCGTTCCGTCGGTGCCCGACGACGTGCTCGCAGACCTGCAGGCGCAGGTCCCCGGTCTCGCGCGGGTGGACACCGCACCGCTCGCGCGCCGCGAGCTGGCGGCATCGTGGCAGCTGGGCATCGCTGCCGGGGTCGGCGGGGGGATGATCCACGCCACCGGCCTGGCTGCGCCCCTGGTTCGACACGACCGCGTCTACCACCACGACCAGACCGTCGTCACGATGTGGGACCTCGCCGCCTGGGAGGCGCCCGATGAACTGGCGAGACCGTTCGTGTCGTGGCAGAAGGCCATGCTCAAGCGGGTCGGCAAGCACGCCGATGCCGTCGTGGTGCCCACCCACGCGCACGCGGAGCGTCTCGCCGAGATCGCGAAGCTCGGTGAGCGCATCCGCGTGATCGCCGGCGCGGCTCCCGAAGGGTTCGCGGTGCCGACCGACGAGGTGGGGCGACGGCGCGCGCTGGAGCTTCCGGGGGAGTACGTGCTGGTGGACGGTACCTGGCGTACGGGGCTGGATGCCGCATTCGCCGCCGTGGCCCGCGGCGGGGCGGGGCTGCCCATCGTCGTGACCGGCGTCGCGGGCTCCCGTGGCGCCGAGGTCGCGGGGCTCGCCGTCGAGGCAGGGCTCCCCGCCGAGCGGGTGCATGTGCCGAGCGGCCTCGACGCCGCCGACCGTGCCGCCGTGCTGAGCGGGGCCTCGGTGCTGCTCGCCCCGGCGGCCGTCACCGCCTTCCCCTGGCTCGTCGTCGACGCGCTGACGCTCGGCACGCCCGTGATCGCCGCGGACTGCGCGGTGCATCGGGAGATCGTGCTCGACGGCGGTGCGCTCGTCGACGCCGGCCCCGACGCACTGTCCGAGGAGCTGGGACGACTGCTGGGGTCGGAGTCGGCGCGCCAGCGCCTGTCGGTGCTGTCGGGTGACCGCGGACGGGCGTTCTCGTGGCCCGGGGCGGCAGAGCGGGTGTGGCAGCTGCACGCGGATCTGTAA